One Georgenia wutianyii DNA segment encodes these proteins:
- the ychF gene encoding redox-regulated ATPase YchF: MALTIGIAGLPNVGKSTLFNALTRATVLAANYPFATIEPNIGVVPLPDPRLEKLAEIFGSQKILPATVSFVDIAGIVRGASEGEGLGNQFLANIREADAICLVTRAFSDPDVVHVEGRVAPAEDIETIITELVLADLQTMEKAIPRLEKEVRGKKTDAAVLDTARGALALLEEGTAISAGAAKAGLDPEHLATFQLLSAKPFIYVFNTDDEGLADTAMQAELRELVAPADAIFLDAKFESELVELEPEEAAEMLADAGQEEAGLDQLARVGFDTLGLQTYLTAGPKEARAWTIHKGATAPEAAGVIHTDFQRGFIKAEIVSFDDLVAAGSMAEAKARGQVRMEGKDYVMQDGDVVEFRFNV, translated from the coding sequence GTGGCCCTCACCATCGGAATCGCGGGACTGCCCAACGTCGGCAAGTCGACCCTGTTCAACGCGCTCACCCGCGCGACCGTGCTCGCCGCGAACTACCCGTTCGCGACGATCGAGCCGAACATCGGCGTCGTGCCGCTGCCGGACCCGCGGCTGGAGAAGCTCGCCGAGATCTTCGGCTCGCAGAAGATCCTCCCCGCGACGGTCTCGTTCGTCGACATCGCCGGCATCGTCCGCGGTGCCTCGGAGGGGGAGGGGCTGGGCAACCAGTTCCTCGCCAACATCCGCGAGGCGGACGCGATCTGCCTGGTGACCCGCGCGTTCAGCGACCCCGACGTGGTCCACGTCGAGGGCCGGGTCGCCCCGGCCGAGGACATCGAGACGATCATCACCGAGCTGGTCCTCGCCGACCTGCAGACGATGGAGAAGGCGATCCCGCGGCTGGAGAAGGAGGTGCGCGGCAAGAAGACCGACGCCGCCGTCCTCGACACCGCCCGCGGCGCCCTCGCGCTGCTGGAGGAGGGCACGGCGATCTCCGCCGGTGCCGCGAAGGCCGGGCTGGACCCCGAGCACCTCGCCACCTTCCAGCTGCTGTCCGCCAAGCCGTTCATCTACGTCTTCAACACCGACGACGAGGGCCTGGCCGACACCGCGATGCAGGCCGAGCTCCGTGAGCTCGTCGCCCCGGCGGACGCGATCTTCCTCGACGCGAAGTTCGAGTCCGAGCTCGTCGAGCTGGAGCCGGAGGAGGCCGCCGAGATGCTCGCCGACGCCGGCCAGGAGGAGGCGGGCCTCGACCAGCTCGCCCGGGTCGGCTTCGACACCCTGGGCCTGCAGACCTACCTCACCGCCGGGCCGAAGGAGGCCCGCGCGTGGACGATCCACAAGGGCGCCACGGCCCCCGAGGCGGCGGGCGTCATCCACACCGACTTCCAGCGCGGCTTCATCAAGGCCGAGATCGTCTCCTTCGACGACCTCGTCGCCGCCGGCTCCATGGCCGAGGCCAAGGCCCGCGGCCAGGTGCGCATGGAGGGCAAGGACTACGTCATGCAGGACGGCGACGTCGTGGAGTTCCGCTTCAACGTGTGA
- a CDS encoding PH domain-containing protein, producing the protein MQPAVVFRAPTSRVYAVVTWVIAVVVLLALALEGGSSALLAYGALPAVLAAMGWAAFWRPLVRVERGGVRVVNVLSTTWLPWSAVTGTRTRWGLELLVDGGKVGAWGLPARSALGRWLGRRREEPALPRLDRLTADVAGGGDPAVVARLIDQHRTGRPGAAGLPRPQRRLDAAPAALLLATTGLAIVTVLL; encoded by the coding sequence GTGCAGCCCGCCGTCGTCTTCCGCGCCCCCACGAGCCGGGTCTACGCCGTCGTCACCTGGGTGATCGCCGTCGTCGTCCTCCTCGCCCTCGCGCTGGAGGGCGGGTCCAGCGCGCTCCTCGCCTACGGCGCGCTGCCCGCCGTCCTCGCCGCCATGGGCTGGGCCGCCTTCTGGCGTCCGCTCGTGCGGGTGGAGCGCGGCGGGGTGCGCGTGGTCAACGTCCTGAGCACGACGTGGCTGCCGTGGTCGGCGGTCACCGGCACGCGCACCCGCTGGGGCCTGGAGCTCCTCGTCGACGGCGGGAAGGTCGGGGCGTGGGGCCTGCCCGCCCGCAGTGCCCTCGGCCGCTGGCTCGGCAGGCGCCGGGAGGAGCCCGCGCTGCCCCGGCTGGACCGGCTCACCGCCGACGTCGCGGGCGGGGGCGACCCCGCCGTGGTGGCCCGGCTCATCGATCAGCACCGGACCGGCCGCCCGGGAGCGGCCGGCTTGCCGCGTCCGCAGCGCCGCCTCGACGCCGCGCCCGCCGCCCTGCTCCTCGCCACCACCGGCCTGGCGATCGTCACCGTCCTCCTCTGA
- a CDS encoding DNA recombination protein RmuC → MDTTVVIVLAVAALALGLTVGWLAARTRGEGALSGARQEAAAARARAEALAAECADLKDRASRDHDVLRALAPVRATLAQVGEHVAELERERTEQFTVLAERLHAAQRSEEELRATTATLAGALRSGTARGQWGEVQLRRIVEAAGMLRHVDFLEQPSLASLPGATPDATGRPDLVVRLPEGKTLVIDAKVPFDSYLEASAVTAVNDPATADRRARLLAAHARALRSHVDALGARRYAEQLSGSPELVVMFVPAEGLLSAALEEDPGLLEHAFKQGVAPAGPASLFALLRTTASVWASASVTEDARRLLELGRTLYERLGTVAGHASQLGRTLESAVAHYNRLVGSVESRLLVTARGFDGLDPGSLDLREIDGERGQVRRFTAPELTDALELPLQR, encoded by the coding sequence ATGGACACGACAGTGGTGATCGTCCTCGCCGTCGCGGCCCTGGCCCTCGGGCTGACGGTCGGGTGGCTGGCTGCCCGCACCCGGGGCGAGGGCGCGCTCTCCGGGGCCCGGCAGGAGGCTGCGGCCGCCCGCGCCCGGGCGGAGGCGCTGGCCGCGGAGTGCGCCGACCTCAAGGACCGCGCCTCGCGTGACCACGACGTGCTGCGCGCCCTCGCGCCGGTGCGCGCCACGCTCGCGCAGGTGGGTGAGCACGTCGCCGAGCTCGAGCGGGAGCGCACCGAGCAGTTCACCGTCCTCGCCGAGCGGCTGCACGCCGCCCAGCGCTCGGAGGAGGAGCTGCGCGCCACGACCGCCACGCTCGCCGGGGCGCTGCGCTCGGGCACGGCCCGCGGGCAGTGGGGCGAGGTCCAGCTGCGCCGGATCGTCGAGGCGGCCGGGATGCTGCGGCACGTCGACTTCCTCGAGCAGCCCTCGCTCGCCTCGCTGCCGGGCGCGACGCCGGACGCCACAGGTCGCCCGGACCTCGTCGTCCGGCTGCCGGAGGGCAAGACGCTCGTCATCGACGCGAAGGTCCCCTTCGACTCCTACCTCGAGGCGAGCGCCGTCACCGCGGTCAACGACCCCGCGACCGCGGACCGGCGGGCGCGTCTGCTCGCGGCCCACGCCCGTGCGCTGCGCTCCCACGTCGACGCGCTCGGCGCGCGGCGCTACGCCGAGCAGCTGAGCGGCAGCCCGGAGCTCGTCGTCATGTTCGTCCCCGCCGAGGGCCTGCTCTCCGCCGCCCTCGAGGAGGACCCGGGCCTCCTCGAGCACGCCTTCAAGCAGGGGGTCGCCCCGGCCGGCCCGGCGTCCCTGTTCGCCCTCCTGCGCACGACGGCGAGCGTGTGGGCCTCCGCCTCGGTCACCGAGGACGCGCGCCGGCTGCTCGAGCTCGGCCGCACGCTCTACGAGCGGCTTGGCACCGTGGCCGGGCACGCGAGCCAGCTCGGCCGCACGCTGGAGAGCGCGGTGGCGCACTACAACCGGCTGGTCGGCTCGGTGGAGTCACGCCTGCTCGTCACCGCCCGCGGGTTCGACGGGCTCGACCCCGGCTCCCTCGACCTGCGCGAGATCGACGGCGAGCGCGGCCAGGTCCGCCGCTTCACCGCCCCCGAGCTCACCGACGCCCTGGAGCTGCCGCTCCAGCGCTGA
- a CDS encoding ABC transporter permease gives MARYIGRRLLQMVPVFLGATLLIYAMVFALPGDPVAALGGERGLPAAVQEQIRQEYNLDKPFLVQYLLFLRGIFTLDLGVTFSGRDVLDVVAEALPVTARLAVMALVFEAVLGIGIGLVAGMRRGGLFDSTVLVISVLVIAVPTFVIGFVLQFVVGVRLGWLPVTVGNDPTFVSLLMPAVVLGAVSLAYVLRLTRTSVSETLTADFVRTARAKGLRRGRVVNVHVLRNSLIPVITFLGADLGSFMGGAIVTEGIFNINGVGGTLFRAIIQGENVTVVSLTTVLVIVYILANLLVDLLYAALDPRIRYG, from the coding sequence ATGGCCAGGTACATCGGGCGGCGCCTGCTGCAGATGGTCCCGGTGTTCCTCGGGGCGACCCTGCTCATCTACGCCATGGTCTTCGCCCTGCCCGGGGACCCCGTGGCGGCGCTGGGCGGGGAGCGGGGCCTGCCGGCGGCGGTGCAGGAGCAGATCCGCCAGGAGTACAACCTCGACAAGCCGTTCCTCGTCCAGTACCTGCTGTTCCTGCGCGGGATCTTCACCCTCGACCTCGGTGTGACGTTCTCCGGGCGCGACGTCCTGGACGTCGTCGCGGAGGCGCTGCCGGTCACCGCCCGGCTCGCCGTCATGGCGCTCGTCTTCGAGGCGGTCCTGGGAATCGGGATCGGTCTGGTCGCCGGGATGCGACGAGGTGGGCTGTTCGACTCCACGGTGCTCGTCATCAGCGTCCTCGTCATCGCCGTCCCGACCTTCGTCATCGGCTTCGTCCTCCAGTTCGTCGTCGGCGTACGCCTGGGCTGGCTGCCCGTGACGGTCGGCAACGACCCCACCTTCGTGTCCCTGCTCATGCCCGCCGTCGTCCTCGGCGCGGTCTCCCTCGCCTACGTGCTCCGCCTGACCCGCACGTCGGTGTCCGAGACGCTCACCGCCGACTTCGTGCGGACGGCACGGGCCAAGGGCCTGCGCCGCGGCAGGGTGGTCAACGTCCACGTCCTGCGCAACTCCCTCATCCCCGTCATCACCTTCCTCGGCGCCGACCTCGGCTCGTTCATGGGCGGGGCGATCGTCACCGAGGGGATCTTCAACATCAACGGGGTCGGCGGCACCCTCTTCCGCGCGATCATCCAGGGGGAGAACGTCACCGTCGTGTCCCTGACGACGGTGCTCGTCATCGTCTACATCCTCGCCAACCTGCTCGTCGACCTGCTCTACGCCGCGCTCGACCCGAGGATCCGCTATGGCTGA
- a CDS encoding integrase core domain-containing protein, with amino-acid sequence MKPGVCAGQSGIGCFQSAHGPQEVSPDGWLAEAEAVASVGSRGDSYDNAMAEAMNSLFRAECVRNPVMRPKGGWKNVTDVEIAVAEYVDWFNHRRLHGEIGLVPPAEFEANHWASVTPERYPETPVRTGANSK; translated from the coding sequence GTGAAACCGGGCGTTTGTGCAGGTCAGAGCGGTATCGGGTGCTTCCAGTCCGCACACGGTCCGCAAGAAGTTTCGCCTGATGGCTGGCTCGCCGAAGCGGAGGCCGTCGCCTCGGTCGGCAGCCGCGGGGACTCCTACGACAACGCGATGGCCGAGGCCATGAACTCCCTGTTCAGGGCCGAGTGCGTCCGCAACCCGGTCATGCGCCCGAAGGGCGGCTGGAAGAACGTGACCGACGTCGAGATCGCCGTCGCCGAGTACGTCGACTGGTTCAACCACCGACGCCTGCACGGCGAGATCGGCCTCGTTCCGCCCGCGGAGTTCGAGGCCAACCACTGGGCCAGCGTCACCCCCGAGCGCTACCCTGAAACACCCGTCCGCACCGGGGCTAATTCCAAGTAA
- a CDS encoding dipeptide ABC transporter ATP-binding protein — translation MSASRGREEPLLEIRALEVAFRSTTGVIPAVRGASLTVYPGQSVAIVGESGSGKSTLANAIIDLLPGTGQVTGGSITFAGEDITHPSRRQMERLRGAHIGLVPQDPMTNLNPVWRIGFQVRETLAANGVATGAAARRRASEVLAEAGLDDAERRSRQYPHEFSGGMRQRALIGIALAGEPELLIADELTSALDVTVQRRILDHLDTLTAERDVAVLFITHDLGLAGERAEHLVVMRRGLVVESGPSEQILTDPRHPYTRRLVDSAPSLTSRRIQVAKEHGRESEEQLADTEVARRPDILSVEHLTMEFSIRGGLPGTGTTFKAVDDVSFALPRGATTALVGESGSGKSTVANIVLNLLEPTEGRVVFEGTDMGSLNRRELFDFRRKVQPVFQNPYGSLDPMYSIFRAIDEPLRLHGIGNRRSRADRVAEMLDLVALPRSTMRRYPGELSGGQRQRVAIARALALQPELVVCDEAVSALDVLVQAQILTLLHDLQRELGLTYLFITHDLAVVRQIADTVAVMEKGRIVEMATTDEVFESPQQPYTQELLAAIPGATLDIGG, via the coding sequence ATGAGCGCGTCGAGGGGTCGCGAGGAGCCGCTGCTCGAGATCCGTGCCCTCGAGGTGGCCTTCCGCTCGACCACCGGCGTGATCCCCGCGGTGCGCGGCGCGAGCCTCACCGTCTACCCGGGGCAGAGCGTGGCGATCGTCGGGGAGTCCGGCTCCGGCAAGTCCACCCTGGCCAACGCGATCATCGACCTGCTGCCCGGAACGGGCCAGGTCACCGGGGGCAGCATCACGTTCGCCGGGGAGGACATCACCCACCCGAGCCGGCGGCAGATGGAGCGGCTGCGCGGCGCGCACATCGGGCTGGTCCCGCAGGACCCGATGACCAACCTCAACCCGGTGTGGCGGATCGGCTTCCAGGTGCGCGAGACACTGGCGGCGAACGGCGTCGCGACGGGGGCCGCCGCGCGTCGCCGGGCGAGCGAGGTGCTCGCCGAGGCGGGCCTGGACGACGCCGAGCGGCGCTCGCGGCAGTACCCGCACGAGTTCTCCGGGGGGATGCGCCAGCGGGCACTGATCGGCATCGCCCTGGCCGGCGAGCCGGAGCTCCTCATCGCCGACGAGCTCACCTCGGCCCTCGACGTCACCGTCCAGCGGCGCATCCTCGACCACCTCGACACGCTCACCGCCGAGCGGGACGTCGCCGTCCTGTTCATCACCCACGACCTCGGCCTGGCGGGGGAGCGGGCCGAGCACCTCGTCGTCATGCGCCGGGGCCTGGTGGTGGAGTCGGGGCCCTCGGAGCAGATCCTCACCGACCCCCGCCACCCGTACACGCGACGCCTCGTGGACTCCGCGCCGTCGCTGACCTCCCGGCGGATCCAGGTGGCCAAGGAGCACGGCAGGGAGTCGGAGGAGCAGCTGGCCGACACCGAGGTGGCCCGCCGGCCGGACATCCTCTCCGTGGAGCACCTGACGATGGAGTTCTCCATCCGCGGGGGGCTGCCCGGCACGGGGACGACCTTCAAGGCGGTCGACGACGTCTCCTTCGCCCTGCCGCGCGGGGCGACGACGGCGCTCGTGGGGGAGTCGGGCTCGGGAAAGTCCACGGTGGCGAACATCGTCCTCAACCTCCTGGAGCCGACCGAGGGGCGGGTGGTGTTCGAGGGGACGGACATGGGCTCGCTGAACAGGCGTGAGCTGTTCGACTTCCGCCGCAAGGTGCAGCCGGTCTTCCAGAACCCCTACGGCTCCCTCGACCCCATGTACTCGATCTTCCGCGCCATCGACGAGCCGCTGCGGCTGCACGGGATCGGCAACCGCAGATCGAGGGCGGACCGCGTCGCGGAGATGCTCGACCTCGTGGCACTGCCGCGCTCGACGATGCGCCGCTACCCCGGTGAGCTGTCCGGCGGGCAGCGTCAGCGGGTGGCGATCGCCCGCGCGCTGGCCCTGCAGCCCGAGCTCGTCGTGTGCGACGAGGCGGTCTCCGCGCTCGACGTCCTCGTCCAGGCGCAGATCCTCACCCTGCTGCACGACCTGCAGCGCGAGCTGGGCCTCACCTACCTGTTCATCACCCACGACCTCGCGGTCGTGCGGCAGATCGCGGACACGGTCGCGGTGATGGAGAAGGGTCGCATCGTGGAGATGGCGACGACCGACGAGGTGTTCGAGTCCCCGCAGCAGCCCTACACGCAGGAGCTGCTCGCGGCGATCCCCGGCGCCACCCTCGACATCGGCGGGTGA
- a CDS encoding ABC transporter permease: MADLTPGVLPDPTARRRGQEHFFAELDEEGLGAVDAVADSGAPSTMWGEAWHKLRRRPLFWVAAVIIVLVCTVALFPSLFTSQDPRYCVLANSLERPRPGHPFGFDRQGCDLYSRVIYGARSSVSVGVLTTALAMVLGTTVGALAGFFRGWLDSVLSRITDIFFAVPLVLGAIVFMQVTESRTILTVVLVLAVFGWPAIARIARGSVMNVATNDYVTASRALGTGPFGVLSRHVLPNAAPPIIVYVTVALGVFIVTEATLSFLGVGLPPSVISWGGDISQARASLRTRPGVLFYPAGALALTVLGFIMMGDAVRDALDPRVRDR, translated from the coding sequence ATGGCTGACCTGACACCGGGGGTCCTGCCCGACCCGACCGCGCGACGTCGCGGTCAGGAGCACTTCTTCGCCGAGCTCGACGAGGAGGGGCTGGGCGCCGTCGACGCCGTCGCCGACAGCGGGGCGCCGTCGACCATGTGGGGCGAGGCGTGGCACAAGCTGCGGCGTCGTCCGCTGTTCTGGGTGGCGGCGGTGATCATCGTCCTCGTGTGCACGGTGGCGCTGTTCCCCTCGCTGTTCACCTCCCAGGACCCGCGGTACTGCGTGCTGGCGAACTCCCTCGAGCGGCCCCGGCCGGGCCACCCGTTCGGCTTCGACCGGCAGGGGTGCGACCTGTACTCCCGGGTGATCTACGGGGCACGCTCCTCGGTGAGCGTCGGGGTGCTGACGACGGCGCTCGCCATGGTCCTGGGGACGACGGTGGGGGCGCTCGCGGGCTTCTTCCGCGGCTGGCTGGACAGCGTGCTGTCCCGCATCACCGACATCTTCTTCGCCGTGCCGCTCGTCCTCGGGGCGATCGTCTTCATGCAGGTGACCGAGAGCCGCACGATCCTCACCGTCGTCCTCGTGCTCGCCGTCTTCGGCTGGCCGGCGATCGCCCGCATCGCGCGCGGGTCGGTGATGAACGTCGCCACCAACGACTACGTGACGGCCTCGCGGGCGCTGGGTACCGGGCCGTTCGGGGTGCTCTCCCGGCACGTCCTGCCCAATGCCGCCCCGCCGATCATCGTCTACGTCACGGTCGCGCTCGGGGTCTTCATCGTCACGGAGGCGACCTTGAGCTTCCTCGGGGTGGGCCTGCCGCCTTCGGTCATCTCGTGGGGCGGGGACATCTCCCAGGCACGCGCCTCCCTGCGCACCCGGCCCGGCGTGCTCTTCTATCCCGCCGGGGCGCTGGCCCTCACCGTGCTCGGCTTCATCATGATGGGCGACGCCGTGCGCGACGCCCTCGACCCGAGGGTGCGGGACCGATGA
- a CDS encoding cupin domain-containing protein, translating into MPDLTALTTSHLEAARADEYGRSAELLVRDGVLRQTIIALREGAELAEHNAPHAASIQVLVGRVRVTGEGEPVLSSGELHTLTHQRHAVAALEDSVFLLTTVTSQPGEPPQGGERPEHG; encoded by the coding sequence ATGCCCGACCTCACCGCCCTCACCACCTCCCACCTGGAGGCCGCGCGCGCCGACGAGTACGGCCGCAGTGCCGAGCTGCTCGTCCGCGACGGCGTCCTGCGCCAGACCATCATCGCGCTGCGCGAGGGCGCCGAGCTCGCCGAGCACAACGCACCGCACGCCGCGAGCATCCAGGTGCTCGTCGGGCGCGTGCGGGTGACCGGGGAGGGCGAGCCGGTCCTGTCCTCCGGCGAGCTGCACACCCTCACCCACCAGCGCCACGCCGTCGCCGCGCTGGAGGACTCGGTCTTCCTCCTCACCACGGTGACCAGCCAGCCGGGCGAGCCGCCCCAGGGTGGGGAGCGCCCCGAGCACGGCTGA
- a CDS encoding peptide ABC transporter substrate-binding protein, which produces MKKHARVMVAALAVTSFGLAACSGDGDDGGDGGETTTGTSTGVVSINGTEPQNPLIPTDTNEVGGGDIVDLLFAGLVRYESDGTVVNEVAESIETEDNQNFTITIEDGWTFSDGTPVTAQSFVDAWNYGALLSNQQNSSYFFESIEGFSLEEDSELTGLEVVDDLTFTVALTQPEFDFPLRLGYAAYYPLPESAFEDMEAFGESPVGNGPYMLAGPDAWEHNVQIELVPNEEYAGDVPAQNGGARVVFYDNLDTAYNDLIAGNLDVMDEMPSAALATFEEELGDRAVNQPAALNQTLGVPSYLPQFAGEAGLLRRQAISLAIDREQIAETIFAGTVTPAVDYTVPSIEGFTPDVPGNAVTQYDPELAAELWAQAEAIEPWEGTLTISSNADGDHQAWIDAVNNSIRNTLGIDAEFEAYPQFSEFLDARDNQEISGLFRAGWQADWPSLVNFLAPIYVTGAGSNDAFYSNPDFDEIIREINASETLEQANALVVDAQAILFEGLPGIPLWVENAVGGYSEDVDNVEFAWNRQVDVPSITKN; this is translated from the coding sequence ATGAAGAAGCACGCACGAGTGATGGTGGCGGCGTTGGCCGTCACGTCCTTCGGCCTCGCGGCCTGCAGCGGGGACGGCGACGACGGCGGCGACGGGGGCGAGACGACGACCGGTACGAGCACGGGCGTCGTCTCCATCAACGGCACCGAGCCGCAGAACCCGCTCATCCCCACCGACACCAACGAGGTCGGGGGCGGTGACATCGTCGACCTCCTCTTCGCCGGTCTCGTGCGCTACGAGAGCGACGGCACGGTGGTCAACGAGGTCGCGGAGTCCATCGAGACCGAGGACAACCAGAACTTCACCATCACCATCGAGGACGGCTGGACGTTCTCCGACGGCACCCCGGTGACGGCGCAGAGCTTCGTCGACGCGTGGAACTACGGCGCGCTGCTGAGCAACCAGCAGAACTCCAGCTACTTCTTCGAAAGCATCGAGGGGTTCTCCCTCGAGGAGGACTCCGAGCTCACCGGCCTGGAGGTCGTCGACGACCTGACGTTCACCGTGGCGCTCACGCAGCCCGAGTTCGACTTCCCGCTGCGGCTCGGGTACGCGGCGTACTACCCGCTGCCCGAGTCGGCGTTCGAAGACATGGAGGCCTTCGGGGAGAGCCCGGTGGGCAACGGCCCGTACATGCTCGCCGGGCCGGACGCCTGGGAGCACAACGTCCAGATCGAGCTCGTCCCCAACGAGGAGTACGCCGGGGACGTCCCCGCCCAGAACGGCGGGGCGCGAGTGGTCTTCTACGACAACCTCGACACCGCCTACAACGACCTCATCGCCGGCAACCTCGACGTCATGGACGAGATGCCCTCGGCGGCCCTCGCGACGTTCGAGGAGGAGCTCGGCGACCGGGCCGTCAACCAGCCCGCCGCGCTCAACCAGACGCTCGGCGTGCCGTCCTACCTGCCCCAGTTCGCCGGCGAGGCGGGCCTGCTGCGCCGCCAGGCGATCTCCCTGGCCATCGACCGCGAGCAGATCGCCGAGACGATCTTCGCCGGCACCGTCACCCCGGCCGTCGACTACACCGTGCCGTCCATCGAGGGCTTCACCCCCGACGTGCCCGGCAACGCCGTCACCCAGTACGACCCGGAGCTCGCCGCCGAGCTGTGGGCCCAGGCCGAGGCGATCGAGCCGTGGGAGGGGACGCTGACGATCAGCTCCAACGCCGACGGTGACCACCAGGCCTGGATCGACGCCGTCAACAACTCCATCCGCAACACCCTGGGCATCGACGCCGAGTTCGAGGCCTACCCGCAGTTCTCCGAGTTCCTCGACGCGCGGGACAACCAGGAGATCAGCGGGCTGTTCCGGGCCGGGTGGCAGGCCGACTGGCCGTCGCTGGTCAACTTCCTCGCGCCGATCTACGTCACCGGTGCTGGATCGAACGACGCGTTCTACTCCAACCCCGACTTCGACGAGATCATTCGGGAGATCAACGCCTCGGAGACGCTCGAGCAGGCCAACGCCCTCGTCGTCGACGCCCAGGCGATCCTCTTCGAGGGCCTGCCCGGCATCCCGCTGTGGGTGGAGAACGCGGTGGGCGGGTACAGCGAGGACGTCGACAACGTCGAGTTCGCCTGGAACCGCCAGGTCGACGTCCCGTCGATCACGAAGAACTGA